A genomic stretch from Pirellulales bacterium includes:
- a CDS encoding PVC-type heme-binding CxxCH protein codes for MYGIEVSKHRLIFVTALASFSIAASLARAAPEAVPPDALSPRQALDSFALAPGLRVELVAAEPLVDSPVAIAFDQQGYLYVAENRGYPSGPAPGEPPMGRIARLADTDGDGRYDRRTDFATDLTFPNGVLPWRGGLIVTCAPDILYLKDTDGDGQADERTVWFTGFATTGSTQLRVSHPTLGLDNWVYVTSGLTGGSVTCPAHPERPALKFGRTDFRFRPDLSAYETCDGGGQYGLCFDDAGHRFICYNRVQVQHVVLSSRYLQRNPHLAFSETVENCPTDLAPEPLAGHGQGARLFPISANITTADSHAGTFTAACGVFVWRGGNLPEQYTGGAFSCDPTGNLVHFDQLKPHGATFTAEPILPGREFLASRDNWFRPVFLGSGPDEALYICDMYRKTIEHPDYLPAEIRKRTDFDSGRGMGRIWRVVRADRAPDDLAARRKQVAQWARDPSTAVELLKSDGAWARDLGHRLLLERPVEKQSPLAPLLADAAMPATAKTHLLALLDACGEVTDAILARCLADENAAVRERALVLAEPRLGRSGMLADAALRLADDADPRVRFQAALSLGFFPGPEPIPALARLAVHDALDRWLRAAVLSSISGREPLFLGELLRLPERADTGLSALHASLGRLLGAGLEPAAAPALLIQVLDSDESVTRRAALLSGIAEALSRRGADQRRLFGQLLTGDSPEMVRGRKRLSDLFTASLARAGDTTVDASQRTIAINLLAHAGFDTAGPPLLALVHPQQPDEIQTAAIRALAGMQDASISRELLAPDRFAEYSPAVREEVLAAMLASDRHIPGLLEAMEGGAFPVGAINSLRRKQLTEHRDAAIRARAERIFGVGASSDRGRVYEEYKSVVGLTPRPDNGQAMFRKHCATCHRLDREGFAVGPDLFGVRNQSKETILLHLLIPEHEITSGFGAYIVETTDGRTLTGLLASETPTSITLRQPLGKEETILRSDVERLLSSKLSLMPQEFEKAMTRQELADLLAYLKGESSIADRQQPAAAQNP; via the coding sequence ATGTACGGCATTGAGGTTTCGAAACACCGTCTCATTTTCGTAACGGCACTCGCGAGTTTTTCGATCGCCGCTTCGCTTGCGCGCGCCGCGCCTGAAGCTGTTCCGCCCGACGCTCTTTCGCCGCGGCAAGCGCTCGATAGCTTCGCGCTCGCTCCAGGTTTGCGCGTCGAGCTCGTGGCGGCCGAGCCGCTCGTCGATAGCCCGGTGGCGATCGCGTTCGATCAACAAGGCTATCTATACGTCGCCGAGAATCGCGGGTATCCGTCTGGTCCGGCACCCGGTGAGCCGCCAATGGGCCGCATTGCACGGCTCGCCGACACCGATGGTGACGGCCGCTACGACCGCCGCACCGATTTCGCCACGGATCTCACGTTTCCCAATGGTGTCCTGCCATGGCGCGGCGGGCTGATCGTGACCTGTGCGCCCGACATTCTGTATCTCAAGGACACCGACGGTGACGGGCAGGCCGATGAGCGCACCGTGTGGTTCACCGGATTCGCCACCACCGGCAGCACGCAATTGCGCGTCAGCCATCCGACACTCGGGCTCGACAACTGGGTCTATGTCACCAGCGGGCTGACCGGCGGCAGCGTCACCTGCCCGGCACATCCCGAACGGCCGGCGCTGAAATTCGGCCGCACCGATTTTCGCTTTCGGCCCGACTTAAGCGCGTACGAAACATGCGACGGTGGCGGGCAGTATGGCCTGTGCTTCGACGATGCCGGCCATCGCTTCATTTGTTACAACCGCGTGCAGGTGCAGCACGTCGTACTCAGCTCGCGATACTTGCAGCGCAATCCACACCTGGCGTTTTCCGAAACCGTCGAGAACTGTCCGACCGATCTGGCGCCCGAGCCGCTGGCCGGACATGGCCAGGGCGCGCGACTCTTTCCGATTAGCGCCAACATCACCACGGCCGATTCGCATGCGGGCACCTTCACCGCCGCCTGCGGCGTGTTCGTGTGGCGCGGCGGCAATCTGCCCGAGCAGTACACCGGCGGCGCGTTTTCGTGCGACCCGACCGGCAACCTCGTTCACTTCGATCAACTGAAACCGCACGGCGCCACGTTCACGGCCGAACCGATCCTGCCGGGGCGCGAATTCCTGGCCAGCCGCGATAACTGGTTCCGTCCGGTCTTCCTGGGCTCGGGGCCCGACGAGGCGCTGTACATCTGCGATATGTATCGCAAGACGATCGAGCATCCCGATTATCTGCCGGCCGAAATCCGCAAGCGCACCGATTTCGACAGCGGCCGCGGCATGGGGCGCATCTGGCGCGTGGTCCGCGCTGATCGCGCGCCCGACGATCTGGCGGCGCGCCGGAAACAAGTAGCCCAATGGGCTCGCGATCCGAGCACCGCCGTGGAGCTATTGAAATCCGACGGCGCCTGGGCGCGCGATCTGGGGCACCGGCTGCTACTCGAGCGGCCCGTGGAGAAACAATCGCCACTGGCACCGCTCCTGGCCGATGCGGCGATGCCGGCAACCGCGAAAACGCACTTGCTCGCGCTCCTTGATGCGTGCGGAGAAGTGACTGATGCGATCCTCGCGCGTTGCCTGGCCGATGAGAACGCAGCGGTGCGCGAACGAGCCCTCGTGCTGGCCGAGCCGCGCCTCGGGCGATCGGGCATGTTGGCCGACGCAGCGCTGCGGCTAGCCGATGACGCCGATCCGCGCGTGCGTTTTCAAGCGGCACTGTCTCTGGGGTTTTTTCCTGGCCCAGAACCGATTCCGGCTCTCGCACGATTGGCCGTCCACGATGCTCTCGACCGATGGCTGCGCGCCGCAGTGCTCAGCTCGATTTCCGGCCGCGAGCCTCTGTTTCTCGGCGAACTGTTGCGTCTGCCCGAGCGCGCGGACACGGGCCTGAGCGCATTGCATGCTTCGTTGGGCCGGTTGCTCGGCGCGGGTCTCGAGCCTGCTGCGGCGCCTGCGCTACTCATCCAGGTCCTCGATTCGGACGAGAGTGTGACGCGCCGCGCTGCCCTCCTTTCAGGTATCGCCGAGGCACTCTCGCGCCGCGGCGCGGATCAGCGGCGTTTGTTCGGCCAGTTATTGACGGGCGACTCGCCGGAGATGGTGCGCGGAAGAAAACGGCTTTCCGACTTGTTCACCGCGTCGCTAGCGCGTGCGGGCGATACGACGGTCGACGCCAGCCAGCGCACGATCGCGATCAATTTGCTCGCGCACGCCGGTTTTGATACGGCCGGGCCGCCGCTGCTTGCACTTGTTCACCCACAGCAACCGGACGAGATCCAGACGGCAGCCATCCGTGCCTTGGCCGGAATGCAAGACGCATCGATCAGCCGTGAACTGCTCGCCCCCGACCGTTTCGCGGAATACTCGCCCGCCGTGCGCGAGGAGGTTCTCGCAGCGATGCTGGCCAGCGATCGACACATACCCGGCCTGTTGGAAGCGATGGAAGGAGGTGCCTTTCCCGTCGGCGCGATCAATTCCTTGCGGCGCAAGCAATTGACCGAACATCGCGATGCGGCAATTCGCGCTCGGGCGGAGCGGATCTTCGGTGTCGGCGCGTCCTCGGACCGCGGCCGGGTCTATGAAGAGTACAAGTCGGTGGTTGGCCTGACGCCTCGGCCCGACAACGGGCAGGCGATGTTCCGAAAGCATTGCGCGACGTGCCATCGCCTGGACCGGGAGGGCTTTGCCGTGGGGCCTGATCTGTTCGGCGTGCGCAATCAATCGAAAGAGACGATCCTGCTGCACTTGTTAATTCCCGAGCACGAGATTACGTCCGGCTTCGGCGCTTACATCGTCGAGACGACCGACGGTCGCACGCTCACTGGTCTCCTGGCGAGCGAAACGCCGACCAGCATCACGCTGCGCCAACCTCTCGGGAAGGAAGAGACCATACTGCGCAGCGACGTCGAACGTTTGCTATCGAGCAAACTGTCGCTCATGCCGCAGGAATTCGAAAAAGCGATGACGCGGCAGGAGTTGGCCGACCTGCTCGCGTATCTTAAGGGAGAATCGTCGATCGCCGATCGACAGCAACCGGCCGCAGCGCAAAATCCGTAA
- a CDS encoding Gfo/Idh/MocA family oxidoreductase, with product MPDKKRNQETLPTSRSRRDFLAATGGIALGFTIVPRHVLGGAGFTAPSERVNVAGIGAGGMGGGDIATHAKNGANIVALCDVDDQRAAGSFQAFPQARRYKDFRQLIDKEAKNIDAVTVGTPDHIHAVAAMAAIRAGKHVYCQKPLTHTLRECRELTKAAHEAGVATQMGNQGHASEGSRLTNEWIQSGLIGEVREVHVWSDRAGRLWKQGIGRPTETPPVPSTLDWNLWLGPIHERPYHPAYVPANWRGWRDFGTGALGDMGCHIIDHPMWALNLGAPTTVEASATLDGSVLADDKPNFETYPIAATITYEFPARGALPPVRMTWYEGGLMPPTPAEMPAGKQLPGNGVLYVGSKGKMFHSSHGGMPEVLPVSLAEAAKQVPKTMARSPGHYEEWLLACKGGPRPISNFDYAGPLTEIVLVGVLSLRAPGKRLEWDSANLKVKNAPELDAFVHTDYRPGWTL from the coding sequence ATGCCTGATAAAAAACGCAATCAAGAAACTTTGCCGACAAGCCGCTCGCGACGCGATTTCCTGGCCGCCACGGGCGGCATCGCCCTGGGGTTTACGATCGTGCCGCGGCATGTACTGGGGGGCGCCGGTTTCACGGCGCCCAGCGAGCGCGTGAACGTGGCCGGCATCGGTGCAGGGGGCATGGGGGGCGGCGACATCGCCACGCACGCGAAAAACGGCGCGAACATCGTTGCCTTGTGCGACGTCGACGACCAGCGCGCCGCCGGAAGCTTTCAAGCCTTTCCCCAGGCGCGGCGCTACAAAGACTTTCGCCAGTTGATCGACAAGGAAGCCAAGAACATCGACGCCGTGACCGTTGGCACGCCCGATCATATTCACGCCGTGGCCGCCATGGCCGCGATCCGCGCTGGCAAGCACGTCTACTGCCAGAAGCCGCTCACGCACACACTGCGCGAATGCCGCGAACTGACCAAGGCCGCCCACGAAGCCGGCGTCGCCACGCAGATGGGGAACCAAGGGCACGCCAGCGAGGGATCGCGACTGACCAACGAGTGGATTCAATCGGGCTTGATTGGCGAAGTGCGCGAAGTCCACGTCTGGTCCGATCGCGCGGGCCGGCTTTGGAAGCAAGGCATCGGCCGCCCGACCGAAACGCCCCCCGTGCCCTCGACCTTGGATTGGAACCTGTGGCTCGGCCCCATTCACGAGCGCCCCTATCATCCAGCGTATGTGCCGGCCAACTGGCGCGGCTGGCGCGATTTCGGCACAGGTGCCCTGGGGGACATGGGCTGCCACATCATCGATCACCCGATGTGGGCATTGAACCTTGGCGCGCCGACCACGGTCGAGGCGAGTGCTACGCTCGACGGCTCGGTGCTGGCCGACGATAAACCGAATTTCGAGACCTACCCGATCGCGGCGACCATCACCTACGAATTTCCCGCGCGCGGAGCGCTGCCGCCGGTGCGCATGACGTGGTACGAGGGAGGGTTGATGCCTCCCACGCCGGCCGAGATGCCCGCCGGCAAGCAACTGCCCGGCAACGGCGTCCTGTACGTTGGCAGCAAGGGGAAGATGTTTCATTCTTCGCACGGTGGCATGCCCGAGGTACTCCCGGTATCTCTGGCCGAAGCCGCCAAGCAAGTACCGAAGACCATGGCGCGCTCGCCGGGCCACTACGAAGAATGGCTGCTGGCCTGCAAAGGGGGACCACGGCCGATTTCGAATTTCGATTACGCGGGGCCGCTCACCGAGATTGTCCTGGTCGGCGTGCTCTCGCTGCGGGCGCCGGGCAAGCGACTCGAGTGGGATAGCGCGAACTTGAAGGTCAAAAACGCTCCCGAACTCGATGCGTTCGTACACACCGACTATCGACCGGGCTGGACGTTGTAG
- a CDS encoding DUF1501 domain-containing protein yields the protein MRFSRRQHYPLDRRSFLLAGGLSFFGSNLAHFSAAAESTAASRGARRPARSTILIWLSGGASHIDTWDMKPDAPEGYRGLFRPVETSAPGIRLCEHLPYLSKQAHHLAIVRSVGDYGRGTGDHHAGYYYNLTGHAPDNSFHRLLNARTPYPTDWPTLGSVVALRRPPHPSLPSTITLPQKEGAPEFTRPGQFAARLGLEYDPLFVDGSREKPMDFAVPALQLQGDVTVEQLLAKGELLSVIDNAQRQFEIAPAAENYRKHQRKALSLLTSREAKDAFNLAAEPQAVREKYGPGINAMSMLLARRLVEAAVPFVTVFWKGDKELDTLCKSGGGWDTHGNNFNCLKDRLLPEFDRPFAALLDDLHERGLLDETMVLVTSEMGRKPKIGDPRSGGAGGAGRDHWTSCMSVLLAGGGIRGGQAYGSSDRRAEFPAAKPVAPEDIAKTIFWGMGIDDLTTTDKQGRPYNLLEEGEPLVELF from the coding sequence ATGCGATTTTCCCGCCGCCAACATTATCCGCTCGATCGCCGCAGCTTTTTGCTGGCAGGCGGCCTGAGCTTTTTTGGCAGCAACCTCGCACACTTCTCAGCGGCCGCGGAGAGCACCGCTGCCAGCCGTGGCGCGCGGCGGCCGGCCCGCTCGACGATTCTCATCTGGCTTAGCGGCGGCGCTTCGCATATCGACACCTGGGACATGAAGCCGGACGCGCCCGAGGGCTATCGGGGACTCTTCCGACCGGTCGAGACCAGCGCGCCGGGCATTCGGTTGTGCGAGCATTTGCCTTACTTGAGCAAGCAAGCGCATCATCTGGCGATCGTGCGCTCGGTGGGGGATTATGGCCGCGGCACGGGCGACCATCACGCGGGCTATTACTACAACCTGACGGGGCACGCGCCCGATAATTCGTTCCACCGCTTGTTGAACGCGCGCACGCCGTATCCGACGGACTGGCCAACACTGGGATCGGTCGTGGCGCTGAGGCGGCCGCCGCATCCGAGTTTGCCTTCGACCATTACGTTGCCGCAGAAAGAGGGAGCACCCGAGTTCACGAGGCCCGGACAGTTTGCCGCGCGCTTGGGGCTGGAATACGATCCGCTGTTCGTGGACGGATCGCGCGAAAAGCCGATGGATTTCGCGGTCCCCGCGCTGCAGTTGCAAGGGGACGTTACGGTCGAGCAATTGCTCGCCAAGGGCGAGCTTCTGTCGGTGATCGACAACGCGCAACGGCAATTCGAGATCGCGCCCGCGGCCGAGAACTATCGCAAGCATCAGCGCAAGGCGCTGTCGCTGTTGACCTCGCGTGAAGCCAAGGACGCGTTCAATCTGGCGGCCGAACCGCAGGCCGTGCGCGAAAAATACGGCCCGGGCATCAATGCCATGTCGATGCTGCTCGCCCGGCGCCTCGTCGAGGCGGCGGTGCCGTTTGTCACCGTATTCTGGAAGGGTGACAAGGAACTCGACACGCTTTGCAAGAGCGGTGGCGGCTGGGATACGCACGGCAATAACTTCAATTGCCTGAAGGATCGCCTGTTACCGGAGTTCGACCGGCCCTTCGCGGCGCTGCTCGATGATCTGCACGAGCGCGGCTTGCTCGACGAGACCATGGTGCTCGTCACGAGCGAAATGGGACGCAAGCCCAAGATCGGCGACCCGCGCTCGGGCGGGGCGGGGGGCGCCGGGCGCGATCACTGGACCAGTTGCATGTCGGTCCTCTTGGCCGGTGGCGGCATTCGAGGGGGCCAGGCTTACGGCAGCAGCGATCGCCGGGCGGAATTTCCGGCCGCGAAGCCGGTCGCCCCCGAAGATATCGCCAAGACGATCTTCTGGGGCATGGGCATCGACGACCTGACGACGACCGACAAGCAAGGCCGGCCCTATAACTTGTTGGAAGAAGGCGAGCCGCTCGTCGAACTGTTTTGA
- a CDS encoding ABC transporter substrate-binding protein, with protein sequence MIVPDPDNLQFMSFWVAKGAGYFADQGIELELLVPDEPRGAQRMVLAAEADCAVLPPPMYLELIAERFPWALVANLLENDAINLVVRRSLAVERHLDPTAPLKERLIGLAGVRIGIAPNPPTRLRALFASVGLDADRDVKMVIFRGNEQNEAFGDGRVDALYAHTPYLEKALVDQDAIMLVDQSKGEAAKLAVRQIHALAVSRRLITEHKDTVQSLVQGISKAQQLIHRDQRAAVQAILHEFPDMDERHVVKVVEIYEPAIPRTPRVSADGFQAALDLFPASRKRPDLTGIDLTEFVAPGFAESAEKAGREPSAR encoded by the coding sequence ATGATCGTGCCCGACCCCGACAACTTACAGTTCATGAGTTTCTGGGTGGCCAAGGGAGCCGGGTATTTCGCCGATCAGGGAATCGAACTCGAACTCTTAGTCCCCGATGAGCCGCGTGGTGCGCAGCGCATGGTTTTGGCCGCCGAGGCCGACTGTGCGGTGTTACCACCACCGATGTACCTGGAGCTGATCGCCGAGCGCTTCCCCTGGGCGCTCGTGGCCAACCTGCTGGAAAACGATGCCATTAACCTGGTCGTCCGCCGTTCTCTCGCCGTGGAACGGCATCTCGATCCCACGGCGCCCCTCAAGGAACGACTGATCGGCCTGGCCGGCGTGCGCATTGGCATCGCGCCCAATCCGCCGACGCGCTTGCGCGCCCTGTTCGCCAGCGTCGGACTCGACGCCGATCGCGACGTCAAAATGGTTATCTTCCGTGGGAACGAACAGAACGAGGCGTTTGGCGACGGCCGCGTTGATGCCCTCTACGCGCACACACCTTATCTGGAAAAAGCGCTCGTCGATCAGGACGCGATCATGCTTGTCGATCAATCGAAGGGAGAAGCCGCGAAGCTGGCGGTGCGGCAAATTCATGCCCTGGCGGTATCCAGGCGGCTAATTACTGAGCACAAGGACACCGTGCAATCGCTCGTGCAGGGAATCTCCAAGGCCCAGCAACTCATCCATCGCGATCAACGGGCCGCGGTGCAGGCCATCCTGCACGAGTTCCCCGACATGGACGAACGCCACGTCGTGAAGGTCGTCGAGATTTACGAACCCGCGATACCCCGCACACCGCGCGTCAGCGCCGACGGCTTTCAAGCTGCGTTGGATCTGTTTCCCGCCAGTCGCAAACGGCCAGATCTGACGGGCATCGACCTTACGGAGTTCGTGGCGCCTGGTTTTGCCGAATCGGCAGAGAAGGCCGGCCGGGAACCCAGCGCCAGGTAG